The region TAATAAAACTACCTTATCCTCGCAAAAAAAAATAAGTCGTGCATGTTCTCATAAGTCACTCTTTTGCATTAATTTATCCATGCAGACCATGTCATCCATCAAGTCATGCATGTTTTTTTTAAGTCATGCATACACTCATAATTTACTATTTAGGATTAACCTATCCATGCAAACCATGCCAATTCATCAAGTCATGTATATATTTTTTTGCCGAAGAGTCAACTCATGCATGTGAGTCCAAAGTTATTTTTTTTGCCCTTTTTTGTGTGATCACGGTGATATATGTGTTGGTCGCTTGGAGAGAAAAAAAATATCGTTCATGCTTCACGCTTTTGTTGAAAGATGGCATGGCGTAAAGTTTAATTAAAGTTATTCTCTTTTTGTAATAATTTTTTGGTCTGATTCCTAGATTTTATTGTTTTCAAAGATAAACCGGGTACACTCATACATTTGTTGTTTCATTAGTTTTAGTTGTGCTCAAGCGTCTATTTATGCATTTTTTAACATGGTTTTTGTGGCAACGCCCGCGAGCCAATCTTCAAGGGGATTATATCTACACTTTAGCTATAAGGGTAAGTCAATTTTCTGACCGTTCATTCTTTTATGAAGATCCGTGCCGGGTTtcttttttcttgtgttgtttcatGGATTCTTAGGCTGATTTTTGACTTGCTCCTGTTCGTGATAAGTCAATTTTTTTCTTACGATGAATTTTTTGACTTGTCCTTGTTTGGGGTAAGTCAATTTTCCTGTTGGTCTTGAAGCCCGTTACACATTGCCTAATTATTTTGTGCGTCTatttgtttttgctttttatttttagtTGCTTTCTCTTTTATATGCATGGTTATTTTTGGCATGTTGGATGAGTAAAAATGTACACACGTGGCGTGTGAAAATTACACTAGTATATGCTTATTCTTTGCATATTTAAAAAGTGTACTTGTAATACAAAGTTGTGTGCAAGTTTATTAAGTATTTATTTTAAGTCCATttgttcttaaagggtaataccaatgccactagttCATCCATTCTTACAAAACttcactatttattttattttagattTTATTTCATTTTCCATCTTCTTtaaggtaataccaatgccactaattcatgcaTTCTTAGTAAACTTTCTTTTGCGAAATCTCACTATTATAtatgtttattcttgcatatttTAAAAAACACAATTTCTATGTAAATTGCATATTTTCTCataattttatttttcttaaagggtaataccaatgccattaATTCATTCTTCCTTAAAAACTTCATCATTTTGATTTTAGTTTTAAtttattatttctttttcttttttacttaAAGAGTAttgccaatgccactaattcattccttcttatGAAACTTCTTTATGAGAAAATTCCAGTATTATATGCTTGCACTTTCTATGAAAAAAGGGTGCAATTTCTATGTAAATTGTATGTATTGTCATTATTTGGTTTGTTTATTATCATTTTTCCTCAAGGGTAATGCCAATGCCACTAATGCATTCTTCATTAAAAAGTTTATTATTTCGATTTTATTTTAGTTtatatttcattttctttcttcctttAGGAGCCATACCAATTCCACTAATTCATTTCTTCTTAGGAAACTTCTTTCTACGAAAATTTACTATTATATGTGTATTGAACATTACAAAAAAAACATATTTTCTATATAAATTATGTAAATTTCGTCATTGTTTGTGTTTTTTCTTAAACGGTACGAACAATGCTATTAATTCATACTTTCTTAGTAAATATCATTATTTTGATTTATTTTAGTtattgttttattttctttcttatttaagggtaataccaatgccactagttATTTACTTATTTGAAACTTAAATTTTGTGGAAATTCCACTGTtgtatgcttattcttgcatattttaAAAAGCACATTTTTTGTGTATTGTGCAAATTTTGTCATTTCTCAGTTTAGATTTTTTTTCCAGCTGCGTTCTTCTTCTAGGGCAATACCAGTGCCACTAATTCACTCTTCCTTAGATTTTTTTTAGGTTTCTTAATTttcctttcttcttaaagggtaataccaaagccactaattctttctttctttcttagaaaatttcattattttggttttgttttagtttttattccattttctttcttctttaatgGTAATTGCTATGTCACTAGTCCATTCCTTGTTCGAAAACTTCTTATTTCTGAAAATTCCTCTATTATCTGTGTATTCTTGCATATGATAAGAAGACACGTTCTGTGTAAATTGTGTGCATATTTTttcattatttgttttattttttattttattttttcttaaaCGGTAATACTAATGATAtcaattcattctttcttagaaacttatttttttatttttatttcttcttaAATGGTGATACAAaaaccactaattcattcttttctAGAAAACTCCATTATTTGATCTTTTAAATGGTAGTACCAATGTTTGTTTTTGCATACTATGAAAAAGCGCAATTTAGGTGCGAACTGTGTGCAATTTTTCATTATTATATGCTTATTTTTGTGTATATTATAAAAGGCCCAATTTCTGTGTAAAATATGGGCGAATTTTTTTATTATTTGATTATTTTTTTCTGAAACGAGTTTCTATCCAATCTCTATATGCTTGGCTGAAACGATTTTGGGGTCAATCAACTGACCGAAAATTCATTTTGAACCGACTGACCTATAGCCGATCCCTTATAGATTGCTCTCACGTGGAAATGCCTGCCCTTCGGATGAGTGGATTTCCACGATACGGGCAGTCTGCTGCACACGCCAGAAAAGTGATGATCTAGCGGTACGTCTGAAGGCCGAAAAGTAGAAAGGAAGACATGGAATCCGATCGAGAGTAAGCGAGCGTCAACGATTCGAAGATACCAAAAGCAGAGTCGGCTGGTAGTGCGGAGCTTTGGAATGGTGATGTGAGCAGACGATGCCCACTGAACTGATACGACGATGAAGCTGCGTGCGTTTCCCATGTGTTTGCAGGCATGGAAGCTGGGATCCGGATTGTATATCCCGCTAGCTCCCTCCTGTCTCGACGGCATTTGTTCGTGAATGGTCAGGAACCGGAGCAGAGACGGGCCCTGACTCTCCTGACCGTGCATTCCGTGCCCCCCACCATTTGAACGACATGTCCTGGTGGATGCTCAGAGCCGGATTGACCATATCATCATGCAATCATGGGGGCTTTGAACCTCTTCCAAAACCTGCCGTCGAGCTTGAGCTGGGTCAAGCTCATCCACGGCCAGGCGTGGCGTTTATCGGTCCGGAGAGCAGGGTGTGGCTCAGTCAGCACCGGTCACGTACGTAAACGCACCATGCACCAGTACCACACATCAGTGACGCCAGGGAGTTGCAAGAGGATAAGGCAATCGTATCCCCATGACTCCGTTTGCTACGGTACGCATGCAGCTAGCACAGCCGGCCGAAGCTCTGCTCTCAGCTCGACAACAATGGCGAGAGCCTGCAAGTGCAGCCCCGCGGTGAGGCTGCTGCCGTATCCGATCACAGCACAGCTGGCGGGCAGCAGGAGCCACGGAAGATGCAGAAGCCTCGCCGTTCACGCGCAGCTCCCAACCGAGGATGATTACCCCGCCGAGTCACCGAAAAGGGTCCAGGTTACACAGGTGAATTGCTGATCTACTGGTAGCCAGTGCTTGAATAACTCGTGGGTAGCAGTTTGAGTTTGAATGTCCATGAGCTGCTCACCGCATCATCTGCTTCGATCCAGAGCCTCAGGAGGAGCCGCCGGAGGGGGCCCGGCGCGCGGCAGAGCCTGGTGTCCGTCGGGACGTCGCGCGGCGGAGGGGATCAGTGGAGCAGCGACTTCGAGCTGACGCTCCGGCAGCTGAGGctggacgacctgatcgaggaggggcAGAGCGACGCCGACGTCCTGGTGCACCTTCTAGTCCAGCAGGTAACTGACAGAGAAAATATGCACCGAGCAAGTGAGCAGCTGACTGATAGCTGTGAGATGTTCGTCTGCTTTCAGCACACCCAGTTCGGAATGTCGATCAAAGGGCGAGTGGTCACATCGCTCACCAAAATATGCGATTCCTGCTCCGCCCCATACTGCACAAAGGTACACCACACTGCTGATCAGCTGTAAAAAATTCCATGTTCAGAGAAAAGATGGCACATTTGGAAACTGTTCAAGTTAACTGAAAGCATTAGATCCTGGGACCCCGTTGCAGATTGATGAGCAGTTCGACATTACGGTGCTGTCTTCCTCCAGGAAAGACCAGAGCGGGTTGCCTGAAATCGGAGACAGCGATCCGTCAGTACGTGATATGATTTACCTAGCTCTGATGCTATATGTAATTTACCGTAACCATTACGTTTATTTCTTTTAGAGCAGGTCATGTATGTGAAGCCAGGAACAGAAATCGATATCGACTCGTCAATCCAAGAGACAATACGACTAACAGCGTCAGCCAAGGTATGCACTTGCAGCATGTCATGTCGAACTGTCGATTGTCGACAAACAAACCTCTTACTGATTGTCATCATTCAGAGTTCATGTTCGGAGGCGTGTGAGAAGTCTCCTGTCGTGTGGAAACGTAAGGACTAAGACGAGCTGCAACAACTAGTACATTGGATTGGTTGCTTTTACTGTACATCGCTGTAACAGTTGTTCATCTTGTGAATTTGCAGGTGCTGGTAACCAGAAGAAGCGTTACAGCCAAACGTGGTCAAAACTTCTTGATCTCAAGAGAACTCTGGATAAGGCGCACAGCTAAATTACTGTTGGCGATGCAGTTTCAACTCGATGCCACTGATTATCTGATATGAATGCCACAGTGTGATATATCGAACAAAAAGCTCGTGTGACCGGATGATTAATCAACGGACATGGTTATCCAGTGATTGCTTCTCTCCATAATACTTTAGTTAACTGTATACTCACAGAGACTACTGTACTAGACTATAACAAACCATTTTTTCTTTCCTCGAATATATTTCCTGTGGGAAACTATGTATGAAATCAGAATATTCTTTTGAGGAATATATGAATTCAGAAGTCATTCCACAACTACGGCTTGTTTTTCAAGGCTACTGATTTTTCTTGCAAGGATTTACTCATACATGTTTCCGCTCACAAATTTCCTTTAGAACTGTTGAGTATCATGATTATTTAGGGCTGCCTCCACAGACAGCCTCTGGTTCCGCCGACTACctcttcgtcttcgtccagcaccaacTCATCGTCAGCGTCGTCGTCATCTTCCCCGACCACTTCATTTATTCCGACAACCGAGAACGCATCGGCACATTCTACCCcgccgattggcgccgcaaccgtcgtcgacTCCTCCTCTGTTGGTCCCTCCAACATGGCGTACAACTCGTGCTGgtcccgtctacgcatgcccggagcTGGCAACTACCGatgtgtgccttcgtccacgacgtgtcccgggGCTTGGCAAACCTGGTGCGGCGCCTCGTCAATACCGACTTCTTCCCGTCTACGCATGCCCTGTGCTGCCAACACTGACACGTGCCTTCGTCCACAACGTATCCCCAGGCTAGGCAACCTGGTGTGGCGTCTCGTCAATACCATCTTCTTCGTGGCACACAACTGCGCCCCTGACTACATGGTGCTTCCTTGCGCCCGCATCTCCACGGTGACTACCTCGACACCGACcatccccgactcgacatcgatcaCGGTATCCCTTGCACGGCTACCTTGATCATGACTAAACCACCCTACCCTCTCAGCTACCTCGACaatggcacaaagggctaccgccactACAACAGGAACCCCCCCTTTAGCAACGCATCAATGCGTTGTCGTATGCCCATATATATGTTGCTAGGGTCTACACCAACGTATTAGTATGCGTTGCCGTTGGTGGCGTTGGAAGgatctacaacaacatatataCATGCGTTGGTAAACAGCATGTAGAAGCGTTGTTAGGTAGCAACATATAAAGCTAGGGCCCAACAACACTTCATATGCGTTTGTGATGACATTGCACAAAAGGATTCTAGAAGCTTCTCTAGATAGCACGAACAATTAATGATTTTCATATATTGCATCAAAAATTATTAGGTCAACGCCGATAGTGCATATGACCCACAATATAATAAACAACCAAGTCTCATGTATTAAATCAAATATGTGGTAttacaaagaacatggtccaaaaaTTACAAGAGGTGAAACTATCTAGTAGTAAGCCAATTCTTGACCTTGCAATCAACAAACAATATAATAAACAAACAAGTCTCATATATTAAATCAAATATGTGGCATTACAAAGAACACAGTCAAACTATAATGTTTGAAACATTGATACTTAAAGTTACATTCTAGTTGTCTTGTAGTAGCCCAACTGTTTGCCTTGGAAACAAAATCTTCTTAGCCTTTCAATCAAAATCTGAGTCATGCATCCTCAATTTATCTTGGTAATCTACAAAATAACAATAGGAGATGAGCAATTACAGTAAAGAAAATCAGGTTAATAGAGAAGTAAAATTTAAAGGAGCACTGTACAAATGTTTTTTTACCAAGACTAAGATTTGTACACAGAGGTGGGCTAATAGGGCTGGGCATTCGGTTTATATGATTAATACGGTTCGGTTTATTCGGTGTTTTATAATTTCGGTTTTGAAGAAATGGAAACCGAATTAATCACACAATATTTAGAAACCGAACCATATTAACTATAATATATCGGttcagtttattcggttaaccgaaaaaccaaaatacatgcactcatcagtaTATATCACAAGAGCTAGCAACCTTAACATCAGTCTGTGCTTTATTCAGTCAAGCAAACTAGTGAACATAACTAAGTGTAAAATCACATGGGGCGTTACATGTATTATGTACGGAAGAATATGTGTGATGCGTGTAAACTAAGCAACTCATGCACTAATTGATACACTAATTGCTAGTTACTTCCATAACCAAGCGCCTGGCATGCATACATACTCCTACGAGTACTAGTTAGATTGTGAGATTAGAAACTCATCTAGCGGCTGGCCTGACGTCTGCCACAACCAACAAGTATTTGCCAAAGGACGCGCCCCCGCTGCACTTTCGAAAACAAGGTATTGCATGGGGTATCGTACATATCGGTCTTTTCGGTGTATTCGGTTTTTGGACACTGGAAACCGAAAAAAACCAAACACCGAACAACCTTAAAATTTCCCACCGAACAAAAAATCATATTACCGAATTAATAGATAAATTGGTTAATATGGTTCAGTTCGGTTTGGTTTTTCGGTTTTCGGTTCAAAAGCCACCCCTAGGCTAATTAATAATCTGATTGTAAAAACATCTACAACAATTATTAAACAACATTGTAGATTATGCGACCTATATCCGTGTActaattgtttttttttgcatcTCGCGTCAATTCAATATTATATGAACTATCATTATATAGTTTTATTGTTCCAGTCCATTTTCTATAAAAAAGACCAAAATGCAGAAGTGCAAAGTGCAGATACTTGCATCATCTATAGCATCGCTCTGTAAAGAAATAATAAAAATACACACTAGCGAAAGGGTCATTGCCATGCTATGTAGTACAAACAGAGGGACTTTGAGTCTTCACCCTTACTTTGTAAACTGAGGCCATTATATTTCTCTTAATTGTCGTGCACGTGTTCTGAATAACTATGGCTCGTTAAGATAAAAAACTACGTATTGAAACACCGAGTACCTTTGACCAATCGGATGGCTATTCATTGTGAACAATCATCAGCTTGTATTTACTA is a window of Triticum dicoccoides isolate Atlit2015 ecotype Zavitan chromosome 2B, WEW_v2.0, whole genome shotgun sequence DNA encoding:
- the LOC119364954 gene encoding large ribosomal RNA subunit accumulation protein YCED homolog 2, chloroplastic-like — protein: MHQYHTSVTPGSCKRIRQSYPHDSVCYGTHAASTAGRSSALSSTTMARACKCSPAVRLLPYPITAQLAGSRSHGRCRSLAVHAQLPTEDDYPAESPKRVQVTQSLRRSRRRGPGARQSLVSVGTSRGGGDQWSSDFELTLRQLRLDDLIEEGQSDADVLVHLLVQQHTQFGMSIKGRVVTSLTKICDSCSAPYCTKIDEQFDITVLSSSRKDQSGLPEIGDSDPSVMYVKPGTEIDIDSSIQETIRLTASAKSSCSEACEKSPVVWKRAGNQKKRYSQTWSKLLDLKRTLDKAHS